From Rhododendron vialii isolate Sample 1 chromosome 7a, ASM3025357v1:
ATCTGCGTAAATTAAACAACATttcaagtaattttaattttcaacaaaattttctcaaattttcaaaaacagtgAAACTCTAACGTAAAGCTTCAGAAACTAAATCGCTATTATTATGGGTTTTGGGACAGTAGATTTAGGGGAGAGGGCGAGCAGTagattcaagagagagagagagagagagagagagagagagagagagagcaaaccacagatttggttttggttgtctccggccaccaaaatcaccaccaccacagatTGCCAACGTCACTGCCCTCTTTATTTCTCTAATCTGCTAACTGCCAACCCAGAAAAATTAGCACTGACAAAGACATGCAAAGCGTGCAAATCGGatatatagggaaaaaaaaacagaggaacaaaTGCAGCAAATCAAAAGAGATACTCCATGATCGGCGATGGAGATACATAGAGAACGTAGCAGAAACGCCCTCTCCGACAGGATCGTCAGCGGCGAAGTCCCAAACCGCCTGAAACTCAGTCATCGTCGAACTCAAAATCGCCTGAAACTCTTGAATCTTGGGCTACAAAAGAGATGCAAAGTGGAGATTTTTTTAGGATTGAAAAACCAGAGGAAATAAAGACCAGCCAAACACAAATGTTCACCCCCTATTGCCACGTAACCCAGTAAGCCCCCAGAACCAAACACGTAACCCAGTAAGTCCAAGCAGTGCAATTACcatttcacccaaaaaaaaacaacaccAAGCTAACACTAAAAGGGCAAAACATACATACAAAGATTATATGGTCGGAGAGCCGATTCTGCTTCTTCACGAGACGAGCATGGCTTCCAGCACTTCTTAACCTCTCTACAGCCAAGAAAAACATACATACAAAGATTATATGCAGAATAAAAGAGATTTTGGGAGGaagagagggttttttttttgttgttgttgatttgtttggtttttttgttaAACCAAAACATTCCTTTTGGTTTAACCACAAAGCCCAACAACAAAATTAATAGATGCTTGGAAAGGCTTCGTCTTCTCATCCACTTCTTCCAAGGTTAATTATGATACTCACAAGTCAACATATGTATATTCTAATCatcatatataaaaaaaattactttaacaattaaaaacaaGTCAACATATATGAAATTAGAAGTTATTATATTAATAGTAGCTGAAGACACAAACAAATCAGACTATATTTTTACTTACTCCTCACTTTCTAATACTGCACTTACCAAACCAATCAAGTATACCAGACAGTGAAATTTCTGAAAAACCCTACATCAAGACCCTCAATACTAACATGCAACAGAAATCAGGAAGGGGAAAAAAGCAAGCATGCAACAGaaatgaagaaggaaaaaaacatcaaaaccaGCCAAGCATAGCAAACAGAGGAATTTCTGAAAAAACTGGCACATAATCAACAAATCAGAAGTACTCTATGATTTTGAAACAATGAAACCATCAGTACTAACATGCAATAGAAATCAAGAAGGGGGAAAACATTAGAAACTAAAATATTAAAAGATGATTACTGGCGGTAACGAAGCGACGGTCGTACTGCATGCGCTTGTGAGCCCTGCCacttggcttcttcttcttgtcctGTTTGGCCACCTTCGGGGTTTGGCCTCTCACCTTACCAGCACGAGCCAGCGATCCGTGAACCTTTCCTGCAAAAAGAACAacccaaaattaacaaataggCACACAATCAAGGATAATCGTCTACATATTCCGAGAAATCAATTCGAAACCCTAAAAGGCATCACAAAGAAGCCAGTGACCGAGATCCGTACCATCGAGCAGTATCGTCTCAAGAGGAGGCCACAGAAGGTGGTCTCCGGAGTCCGGAGCCAGGCGGAGGAAGTTGGGTGGGggcagaagagagagaaatagcgGAGGAGGTGGGAAGAGGAGGGTTTTCTTCGTGGTTGTTGCCATCTGCAAAATGGAATGGCTTGTTCTTTTTGATACTGTGGAAAGTCATCAAGTGAGAACATCGTGCCACGTGGGGAAAGTGGTAATCAGCCTAAATTGGCAAGCGAAAGTGCTTCTTATTAAGGAGGGGAAGGAAATATAAGAtagaagggaagaaaaaaaggagtttCCTTTCCCGCACCCTAGCTAACTGATTCTGAAAAAACACAAACCCATTTTTTAATTCCTGAGGAGAGAATATAATGATGAGGTTTAATATTACCCTGCCCGTAAATGGCCGTGGAGGCTGGTGTGCCGCATTATGTGGCGGAGAGGAGTATCTCAAGGGCGGAAGTACACCCACCATAGGTTGGGCTGTAGCCCAGGTCCACTTTAGAAACCCCcccaaaaattataaatatctaATTTTTACTAGTAACAGAGTCGCGATTTTGATCTGAAGGGGACCGGCTTAATAGTTATAACCTTTTTATCGGAAggatacttattatatcataaagtgTTTGCTTTCCAACACATCAAATTTgtaaattgaaataattttagcctAATGTagttaaagtataccaatcattttgctttttttctttaagCTATTTCAACAGTCACGTgttcatttttcatttatgaaaaaattgagaatgtaaaataactgattttttatcaaatcaaacaaaaattattaaaattataagtacctacatgaataattatcaataatattcaaaatcaagtatataaaatataaaaaatttaaaactctaGGTCGGGACCCCGGGCCCTAACATAGCTTCACCCCTGGTTTTTGGaagctctagaatatccttgTAAAGTATGTAgagttttttgtgagaattaatCATATGTGcaattctagaattatctctgaaaatatctttgtactaaagcttgtaattctagaattatctcTGAAAATATCTTTGAACTAAAACTTTTCATGAAGTTGTATAAATAAGGATAGGTTCTAACCATTTTgtaccaagcaaaaaaaaaagttgagttcaaatataatacaaacactctccttccccactcttgtctttagtattctcCCTCCTCTAAAAATCTTGAACATATTTTAAGATACACGATACATATTTGATACAATTtatacaattgaaaaaaaatttgcccaCCCAAATTTTTTACCTCCTCTCCTGGGAGATGGTTGACCGCCGGCCATGGGGGTGATGCCGGTAGTAGTGATGCCGAGGGTCCCTCTAAGTCATAAGAGGTTGGTGACAATGGCAGTGGCAAGAGCGGAGATGAGGATAGGGATGAGGCCCGTGAGGGTGAGGGTGGTGATAGTGGTAGTAGTGATGCTAAAGGTCTTGCTAAAACATAAGCAGGTGGAGATGTGTGGGGAGATGTGTGGGGAGGTTGGTGGCAAGATCGGTGgagatgaggatgaggatgTGTGGGGGAGGGGTTGGTGGCAAGATCGGTGGAGTGCGATGGTGCCAGTAGTAGTGATGCCGAGGGTCCCTCTAAGTCGTAAAAGGTTGGTGGCAATGGCAGTGGCAAGAGCGGAGATGAGGATGGGGATGGGGATGAGGCCTGTGAGGGTGAAGGTGGTGATAGTGGTAGTAGTGATGCTAAAGGTCTTGCTAAAACATAAGCGGGTGGAGATGTGTGGGGAGGGGTTGGTGGCAAGATCGGTGgagatgaggatgaggatgTATGGGGAGGGGTTGGTGGCAAGATCAGTGgagatggtgatggtgatggtggttgtTGGGGTGGCTCCTCCTGATGGTCAtcttgatcatggggttggGTTGTTGTTCTGGTACTTGCTCTTAATGATCATCTTGATCATGGGGTTGTTTGAATATCTAGCGACAATAATTCACCACCATCACAGACAATGCGACTATGAATAATCCTAAGAGCCTAATTGCAACTCCAACAAGGATGATGCTGCCCAATGGAAGGATCATGGTGGTAattggagggagagaggggggttGATGGCAGTCGGGTGATTTCTTCGCGATCACATTtcctttttgttaattttaagTTACTGtaactttgtttttttgataggcatTGATATACCACCTCCTCCGGAGCCCCGGTACATCCCCACCCCTCGCCCTCTCCTCCCGGTCTTCCGCCAAGGACTGGGAAAATTGGTCATACCactgttgtggtggtggtggttgtgacGGTAGCGGTGGTAGCAGGAGTGGCCATTGTGGTCACCTCCTTTATGATTCTTTACCTCCGCACTCTTGCggcggaggaggtggagatGGCGGAAACACCAAGTCCAACAGACGAGATGGTAGACGCCGTCATAGACGAAGTACTTCGTGGGGAGGCTTCTATATTATGCGCATTTAAGAACTAACAACATGTGATATGGGACTTCTATATTGTCAATAATTTGTGTTCATTGAGCACAATAGTTGTGAAAAGTGGTAGGGGTGACATTTAAAAACATGGCACGGGCACTACAACTGCATGGAAAAATCACGGGCACAAAAAAAGCACGGGTACGAAACAACATGAATAAGGCCCTATTCCGCTAAGTGATATGAAAGAATAACTTATcttgtaaagcaaaaaataagtgcttgaaaaataagaatctcATTGGGTTAACGGTTAACACTTGTTCAATGTCAATTTATCTAAGAAAGAGCCTTGTCATACGAAGATATGACTTGTCTTGTTGACTTGtcttgttttattttgattgCTGTTGATAAGAAATAGAACAGGTTTATCATGATGGTTAGTTGACAggtttcagagattaataaaaaaaatttgcgatACTTGTTTGGAGTCTTGAACCCAGCAAGGATTGGGCGCCCGAAAAATTTCCCAACAAAGATCGgggaaaaaattctcaaaaaagaCCGGGACAGGTTTAGAGGTATAAAAAATATTTCGAGTTCAGAATGAAATTCAGCCCATTCCGCCCCATTGCGATTCCAACATAGAAATGCCTTATTACAGTACTCTTATATTGGAGATTTAATGTTCTAATCTGAAATGGTGGgctaattttgaatttcattccaaaATCTCACATATAAGACCATGGTCCGATAGTCATCTATCTAGTCTATTGCATAAGACAGCTGGTTATATGTACCCGAAGATTAGACGAGACAAAGCATTGAAGACTGAATGATTATGTCGTACATAAGTTTGTGATTCTTAGTTCGAACAATAGGTACGCCTTGCTTCAGTTCGAAACCACAAAATCCACCATGGAAGATTCACACATAATGAGAATTAAATTATTTGATTTTCCACTAAATGAACCCTACCAATATCAGAGGATGCAATTAATTTGTCCAACTAGTCCTCAAACCAGCTTATAAATAGAGACTATTGGGATAAGAAATAGTAGTACCATCTTCCCATTGCTAAACCATCTCAAAATTATGCCGAAAAGCAAAGTGAACCTTGTTTATATTGAGAATGATTCTGCCAGAAGAGTCACATTCAACAAAAGAAAGGACGGCCTAATGAAAAAGGCGTACGAGCTTATCACCTTGTACGATATTGCAGCGTGCGCCATCCTTTTATGTCTTTACAATCACGAGCCACGTACTCGTTTGGCCTTCTCAATTGGAGGCTCAAAAAGTTATCTCGAGGTTCAGGAACATGCCTGAGTTG
This genomic window contains:
- the LOC131332559 gene encoding uncharacterized protein LOC131332559, whose product is MATTTKKTLLFPPPPLFLSLLPPPNFLRLAPDSGDHLLWPPLETILLDGKVHGSLARAGKVRGQTPKVAKQDKKKKPSGRAHKRMQYDRRFVTAKRLRSAGSHARLVKKQNRLSDHIIFPKIQEFQAILSSTMTEFQAVWDFAADDPVGEGVSATFSMYYNNAYYAKVGGITTVEMNFLEVDLLFGLGFH